DNA sequence from the Spirochaetota bacterium genome:
TCGGCAGGGCGCCGGCGACGTAGCGCTTCCACAGATGCGAACGTATGAGATTGACCGCGTCGGTACGGTCTATTTCCCGTTCGAACACCTTCTGCGCGTATTGAACGAGACCGGTGTCATTGGTGCCGGAGAACCCGAAGGGCATTACGGCGATGCGCTGTTTGACCGCGGACGACAGCGCGGCAGCGGATATGCAGAGGGCGATGACGGCATTGTGCATACGCATACGACTACGACCTGAAATGGTATTTCTGAGCCCCGCAATGCCGGTATTTTATCAGTGTATAATCCAGCGAAAAAAATGCAAGTGGAACTTTTACGTATCTCATGGCGTCGAACACTTGTCGTTTTCCCTGTGCGGCGGTAGATATGGAAGTGATCTTCGAGGAGGCATGATATGGGCATGACGCGAAAGGATTTTCTTACGACCGCGACGGCGGGGGCATTGGCTTTGGGTGCGCATGACTGGCTTTCCGCAGCAGCATCGAAAAAGCCCAACATCATCCTGATATTATCAGACGATCACGGCTTGGACGGCGTGGGCTGTTATGGTTCGGACAAATATAAGGACCTTACGCCGAATATCGATGCCCTCGCACGTACGGGCATGCGATTCGAGACATGCTATTCCATGCCGCTCTGCGGTCCCTCGCGCGGCGTCATAAACACGGGGCGATACGGTTTCCGTACCGGCGGGCTTTCCAACGATTCCTGGCGCGATGATGACTGCATCGGTCCGAAGTCGAAGGACGAATACCCGATAGCGCGCATGCTCAAGCAGGCCGGCTACGCGACGTGCTGTTCGGGAAAATGGCGGCAGGTCGGCGAAACGCCCGGCGACTGGGGCTTTGATGAATGGGCCACCGATGAAACCGCCGGCGGCTGGCATTGGAAGGATTCATACATCAAGAACGGCAAGACCGTAGAGCTCAAGGAAGAATCATATATCCCGGACATCTATCACGATTTCGCCGTCGATTTCATGCGGCGCAGCAGGAACGGCCCGTTCTATCTCTACTATCCGACGCACTTGGTGCATGGCCCGATACAGAAAACCCCCGACAGCAAAGCGGCGACTACGGACTATTATGCGGACAATATCGCCTATCTCGATACGCTCGTCGGGAAGATAATCGCGGAGGTCGACAAACTCGGGATTCGAGAGAATACGATAATACTCTTCACCGGGGATAATGGAACGGCAAAGCAGTCGGGGACTATTTATGGAAAGCAGATAAACGGCTCGAAAGGGTCGATGCTCGAGGGCGGTGCACGTGTGCCGCTCATTGTGAACTGGAAGGGGACGACACGCGCGTCCGTGTGTAAGGACATGGCCGACTTCAGCGACTTTCACGCGACATTCGCCGAACTTGCCGGCGCCTCGCTCCCGAAGGAAAAGATATTCGACGGGAGGAGTTTTGCCCCGCAGCTTCGCGGGCAGACAGGTAGTCCACGCGATTGGATATTCGTCCAGCTCGGCAGCACATGGTATGTGCGCGAGCGCGGTTATAAGCTCAATGAGGCAGGGGCGCTGTTCGATATGACGAATGCGCCGTTCGAGGAGAAGCTCATCGCGGCGGATGCGAAGGATGCGGGATCGATGGCGGCGAGAGAACGCTTGTCTGCCGTACTGAAAAAACTGAACCCGGCGGGTGGGAAGATCGCTCCGGCTGGCTCGGGAAAACCGAAGAAGAAAAAGAAGAAGAAAGCTGATACGAACGGAAATAACGAGTAAATATTTGTGCTTCCGCAGCGGTTGTTTGTATACC
Encoded proteins:
- a CDS encoding sulfatase-like hydrolase/transferase: MGMTRKDFLTTATAGALALGAHDWLSAAASKKPNIILILSDDHGLDGVGCYGSDKYKDLTPNIDALARTGMRFETCYSMPLCGPSRGVINTGRYGFRTGGLSNDSWRDDDCIGPKSKDEYPIARMLKQAGYATCCSGKWRQVGETPGDWGFDEWATDETAGGWHWKDSYIKNGKTVELKEESYIPDIYHDFAVDFMRRSRNGPFYLYYPTHLVHGPIQKTPDSKAATTDYYADNIAYLDTLVGKIIAEVDKLGIRENTIILFTGDNGTAKQSGTIYGKQINGSKGSMLEGGARVPLIVNWKGTTRASVCKDMADFSDFHATFAELAGASLPKEKIFDGRSFAPQLRGQTGSPRDWIFVQLGSTWYVRERGYKLNEAGALFDMTNAPFEEKLIAADAKDAGSMAARERLSAVLKKLNPAGGKIAPAGSGKPKKKKKKKADTNGNNE